A single Argentina anserina chromosome 7, drPotAnse1.1, whole genome shotgun sequence DNA region contains:
- the LOC126801767 gene encoding chromo domain-containing protein LHP1: MRVKGGGRKKSWEAMPVDDGGSGVLLFGHTAEPNDAAFAAPEHQEAEPQPQIEPERQNQEEAEGAEGEDGDGEGEGEDGEEGEEGEEAEVEDENKERSTKLDEGFYEIEAIRRKRVRKGQLQYLIKWRGWPETANTWEPLENLQSVSDVIDAFEESLRSGKQRKRKRKSGTPHTQPKKKQQQQLLRSTDTVTDEELSNAEKALSSNGISGSGVDGTPPPQQSLHSVGDGEVNGCANNTETAMNIDSGNSFASFPQQINERREENEYDPKLSELKATVSTNNISSDKLSVHFQEAKAPEVNGPTNGLSKVDSEDPVQSIRTTGAKKRKSGSVKRFKQEAPKDEVGAMQNVPTRVSTRYAGRVDQTEVGRLDYAGENSGRKNKIEESKEAVRITKILKPMGYSTSILNNVQDVSVTFLGMRSDGTEVIVDNKFLKVNDPLLLINFYEQHLRYSPAE, from the exons atgagagTGAAGGGCGGAGGGAGGAAGAAGAGCTGGGAGGCAATGCCTGTTGACGACGGCGGCAGCGGTGTTCTTCTGTTCGGACACACCGCCGAGCCAAACGACGCCGCTTTTGCTGCGCCGGAGCACCAGGAGGCTGAGCCGCAGCCGCAAATCGAGCCGGAGAGGCAGAACCAGGAGGAGGCTGAGGGCGCGGAGGGAGAAGACGGCGACGGCGAGGGGGAGGGGGAGGACGgcgaggaaggagaagaaggtgAGGAGGCGGAGGTGGAGGATGAGAACAAGGAGAGGAGTACTAAGCTTGATGAAGGCTTCTATGAAATCGAAGCCATTCGCCGGAAAAGGGTTCGAAAG GGCCAGCTGCAGTATCTGATCAAATG GCGTGGCTGGCCAGAGACAGCCAATACATGGGAACCGTTGGAGAATCTCCAGTCTGTCTCCGATGTTATAGATGCATTTGAAGAAAG CTTGCGTAGTGGAAAGCAACGGAAGCGAAAGCGCAAGTCCGGGACTCCTCATACTCAACCTAAGaagaagcagcagcagcagctgcTGCGTTCTACAGACACCGTGACAGATGAGGAATTAAGCAATGCTGAGAAAGCCTTATCATCTAATGGTATCAGCGGCTCAGGGGTTGATGGTACCCCTCCCCCTCAACAGTCTCTCCATTCAGTTGGTGATGGGGAGGTTAATGGGTGCGCCAACAATACTGAAACAGCAATGAACATTGATTCTGGAAATTCTTTTGCAAGTTTTCCCCAACAAATTAATGAAAGGAGAGAGGAAAATGAGTATGATCCAAAACTTAGTGAGCTCAAAGCTACAGTATCTACAAACAATATCAGTTCGGATAAACTTTCTGTACATTTCCAAGAAGCCAAAGCTCCGGAAGTTAATGGGCCTACAAATGGTCTTTCCAAGGTTGATAGTGAAGATCCAGTACAGAGCATTCGCACTACTGGAGCGAAAAAAAGGAAGTCTGGTTCTGTGAAGAGGTTTAAACAGGAGGCACCCAAAGATGAAGTGGGTGCTATGCAAAATGTGCCAACTCGTGTTAGCACTAGATATGCTGGTAGAGTTGATCAGACTGAGGTAGGAAGACTTGATTATGCTGGAGAAAATTCAGGTCGCAAGAACAAGATTGAGGAATCCAAAGAAGCAGTGCGCATAACCAAGATTCTCAAGCCAATGGGGTACTCAACATCGATATTGAACAATGTCCAGGACGTTTCTGTGACCTTTTTGGGCATGAG
- the LOC126801778 gene encoding protein TRI1-like translates to MSSSTAIRVFRGCRALLAPAKSSTATPQPAAVKVAKAAAAPKSKAKAKAKPKAEGDAVKPKRVVSKNVGIMMPKPISPALGSFLGAPEASRAEAVKQIWSHIKLHELQNPANKREIICDNKLKEIFEGKEKVNFLEIGKLLSRHFVKAE, encoded by the exons ATGTCGTCCTCCACCGCAATTAGGGTTTTCCGAGGCTGCCGCGCTCTCCTTGCGCCGGCCAAGTCCTCCACCGCCACTCCTCAACCCGCCGCCGTCAAGGTCGCCAAGGCCGCCGCCGCACCCAAGTCCAAGGCGAAGGCCAAGGCCAAGCCCAAAGCAGAGGGCGACGCGGTCAAGCCGAAGAGGGTCGTCAGCAAGAACGTCGGCATTATGATGCCGAAACCGATCTCTCCGGCTCTCGGCAGCTTCCTCGGCGCCCCTGAGGCCTCTCGCGCTGAGGCTGTGAAGCAGATCTGGAGCCACATCAAGCTCCATGAGCTGCAG AATCCTGCCAACAAGAGGGAGATCATATGCGATAACAAGCTGAAGGAGATTTTTGAAGGGAAGGAAAAGGTCAACTTTTTGGAGATTGGGAAGTTGCTTTCGCGTCATTTTGTGAAGGCTGAGTGA
- the LOC126801780 gene encoding uncharacterized protein LOC126801780 codes for MLLSPLKPLAYASSALSQDLSSPSSSSSSYRPAVVLPGLGNNTADYQKLEVTLRGYGVSTVVAKVARIDWLRNAAGLVDPNYWRGTLSPRPVLDWYVLMRVDEAVKEAKELAQGGPLSLVGHSAGGWLARLYMEEYGISDISLLLTLGTPHLPPPKGVSGVIDQTRGLLYYVEKNCSKAVYTPELKYVCIAGRYLQGARLFGNPSESVDSAIPMESLEPSSEVAVINDVSTSTSTAPTLRARFVGQGYKQVCGQADVWGDGVVPEVSAHLEGALNISVDGVYHSPVGSDDMLRPWYGSPAIVEQWIHHLLS; via the exons ATGCTTCTATCACCATTGAAGCCCTTGGCCTATGCTTCTTCTGCATTATCTCAAGATCTGTCGTcaccttcatcatcatcatcatcatacagACCAGCTGTTGTTCTCCCA GGTTTGGGAAACAATACAGCTGACTATCAGAAGTTGGAGGTGACATTGAGAGGCTATGGAGTGTCCACAGTTGTTGCTAAGGTGGCAAGAATTGATTGGCTGAGGAATGCCGCCGGCTTAGTGGACCCCAATTACTGGCGGGGAACTCTCAGTCCTCGCCCTGTGCTTGATTGGTATGTTTTGATGA GGGTGGATGAGGCTGTAAAAGAGGCAAAGGAGCTAGCGCAAG gTGGACCTTTATCCCTAGTTGGACATTCAGCAGGAGGATGGCTTGCGCGTCTCTACATGGAAGAATATGGGATATCAGATATTTCCCTGTTATTGACTCTTGGAACCCCCCATCT ACCACCTCCAAAAGGTGTGTCAGGGGTCATTGATCAAACAAGGGGACTCCTGTATTATGTTGAAAAGAATTGCTCAAAAGCTGTATACACTCCCGAactgaaatatgtatgtatcgCTGGGAG GTATCTCCAAGGTGCTCGCTTATTTGGAAACCCAAGTGAAAGTGTTGATTCTGCAATCCCAATGGAGAGTTTAGAACCTTCATCAGAGGTTGCTGTTATAAATGATGTGAGCACTTCAACATCAACCGCACCCACTTTGCGTGCACGCTTTGTCGGGCAAGGGTACAAGCAG GTTTGTGGGCAGGCAGATGTATGGGGCGACGGAGTTGTACCAGAAGTATCAGCTCATCTGGAAGGTGCACTCAATATTAGCGTAGATGGTGTTTACCACTCACCAGTTGGTTCAGATGATATGTTGAGACCATGGTACGGGTCTCCTGCGATTGTAGAGCAATGGATACATCACCTCCTTAGCTGA
- the LOC126801772 gene encoding uncharacterized protein LOC126801772: MGSCVCLRQHLCYGGGLSGAFQRRGLCTLFGKASSYYECDRNRTRRRRRVEASVSTGLEERELRSPDIVALEYADLNLNHNVTQELGHVRIRQHVNPLSSSLAVPVEVPDWNQVFKDPTLPLMVDIGSGSGRFLMWLAKRNLVVRNHLGLEIRPKLVKRADVWVKELSLSNIRFMYANATTTFNQLVSSYPGPLMLVSILCPDPYFKRKHHKRRVLQKPLADLIVHKLAPSGQVFIQSDVLDVALEMRNQFDSLPHVLKHIDEIDAGVLCDSEGWLLSNPMGIRTEREIHAELEGAKIYRRVYQKQAL; encoded by the exons ATGGGTTCTTGTGTCTGCTTACGTCAGCACTTATGCTACGGCGGTGGTTTGAGCGGTGCATTTCAACGAAGGGGTCTTTGTACTCTGTTTGGGAAAGCGTCGTCGTATTATGAGTGTGACAGAAacagaacaagaagaagaagaagagtggaGGCCTCTGTTTCTACTGGGTTGGAGGAACGAGAGCTGAGGAGCCCCGACATTGTGGCCTTGGAATATGCTGATCTTAATCTCAACCACAATGTTACCCAG GAACTGGGTCATGTGAGAATCAGGCAACATGTGAACCCTCTTAGCTCTTCATTAGCT GTGCCGGTGGAAGTGCCTGATTGGAATCAAGTGTTCAAGGACCCAACATTGCCGCTTATGGTGGACATTGGAAGTG GTAGTGGTAGATTTCTCATGTGGCTGGCGAAAAGAAACTTGGTTGTGAGGAATCATTTGGGACTGGAAATACGGCCAAAA CTTGTCAAACGTGCGGATGTCTGGGTTAAGGAACTCAGTCTTAGCAATAT ACGTTTTATGTATGCGAATGCCACAACTACTTTTAATCAACTGGTGTCTTCCTACCCCGGACCACTGATGCTTGTTTCAATCCTG TGCCCAGATCCATATTTTAAGAGAAAGCATCACAAGAGACGGGTGTTACAGAAACCTTTGGCAGATCTGATTGTGCATAAGTTAGCTCCCAGCGGACAG GTGTTCATACAATCCGATGTGCTGGATGTTGCGCTTGAGATGAGAAACCAATTTGATTCTCTGCCTCATGTTCTGAAGCACATAGATGAAATTGACGCCGGCGTGTTATGTGACAGTGAGGGATGGTTATTGAGTAATCCAATGGGAATAAGGACGGAAAGAGAAATTCATGCGGAATTGGAAGGCGCAAAAATCTATAGGAGAGTGTACCAGAAGCAAGCGCTGTAG